A stretch of Gossypium hirsutum isolate 1008001.06 chromosome A06, Gossypium_hirsutum_v2.1, whole genome shotgun sequence DNA encodes these proteins:
- the LOC107962316 gene encoding uncharacterized protein isoform X1 encodes MVAYPNPSPIIVNKPFYLPRDFLYPIHGVIVLSAFHHQPMCRRISLPSYRMTIKASPSTHTSRKPSSSTKETIFKHARTSAMVGSRMFSHRLAECGRFIHDKVHERESTLNGKIHAWIGSMFGSHTFMYMEG; translated from the exons ATGGTCGCTTACCCTAACCCCTCTCCTATCATTGTCAACAAGCCTTTCTACCTCCCTCGGGACTTTCTCTACCCAATACATGGGGTAATCGTACTTTCTGCCTTCCATCACCAACCTATGTGTCGTCGCATTAGCCTCCCGAG TTACCGGATGACTATTAAAGCATCCCCCTCAACACACACATCTCGAAAACCTAGCTCTTCTACAAAAGAGACCATATTCAAACATGCTCGCACCTCAGCCATGGTCGGATCTAGAATGTTCTCCCATAG gttagccgaatgtggaagattCATTCATGACAAGGTGCATGAACGGGAAAGTACATTGAATGGGAAGATACATGCATGGatcggttcaatgtttggaagccatacattcatgtacatggaggGTTAA